ATGAATGGGTAATGGACATGGCGACCTACAAGCCATTTGTCGCCGCGAACCGCGAAGAGCTTCTGAAGGCCTTCGACGCAAATGTCGCCGAAGCGAAAGGGGCGATGAAGGGCGCAACCGACGCACACCTTGGCGTGATGTGGTCGATGAAGAATCCGGATGGCAGCATCATGTTCGCGATGCCTCGCGGCAGTGTGCTGCGCTGCTTCGTGCTCAATCATACGATTCATCACCG
The DNA window shown above is from Candidatus Hydrogenedentota bacterium and carries:
- a CDS encoding DinB family protein, with protein sequence MTIMDTMLPEYEQEMAVTRKTLECVPDALWDYKPHPKSMTMGALASHIAESHGWVMGTMQSDEWVMDMATYKPFVAANREELLKAFDANVAEAKGAMKGATDAHLGVMWSMKNPDGSIMFAMPRGSVLRCFVLNHTIHHR